The Pygocentrus nattereri isolate fPygNat1 chromosome 2, fPygNat1.pri, whole genome shotgun sequence genome has a window encoding:
- the en2a gene encoding homeobox protein engrailed-2a codes for MDEGEQSAPRDDEPSRATDRSIRPAPGDPQPLPHRITNFFIDNILRPDFGRRKEVSAQQAESGGPAGPEDGGGRSPATPGPGRLGSGGPTEGTSSPRSEDGEKKADIEEPLKAKGGNKEQCLSSSESDTSQSSANLPHSQPMLWPAWVYCTRYSDRPSSGPRSRKPKKKSASKEDKRPRTAFTAEQLQRLKAEFQTNRYLTEQRRQSLAQELGLNESQIKIWFQNKRAKIKKASGSKNTLALHLMAQGLYNHSTTGTTTTTTTTTTTTKGDKSDSD; via the exons ATGGATGAAGGCGAGCAGAGCGCGCCTAGAGATGATGAGCCCAGCCGGGCCACCGACCGCTCCATCCGTCCGGCTCCGGGCGACCCGCAGCCGCTCCCTCACCGCATCACCAACTTCTTCATAGACAACATCCTCCGCCCCGACTTCGGCCGGAGGAAGGAGGTGAGCGCCCAGCAGGCGGAGAGCGGTGGCCCCGCAGGGCCGGAGGACGGCGGCGGGAGGAGCCCCGCGACGCCCGGACCGGGTCGCCTGGGCAGCGGCGGGCCAACGGAGGGCACCTCCAGCCCGCGCTCGGAGGACGGAGAGAAGAAGGCAGATATAGAAGAGCCATTAAAAGCCAAGGGGGGCAACAAGGAGCAGTGCCTGAGCAGCTCGGAGTCGGACACCTCTCAGTCCAGCGCCAACCTGCCCCACAGCCAGCCCATGCTGTGGCCAGCCTGGGTCTACTGCACGCGCTACTCGGACAGACCCTCGTCAG GTCCCAGGTCCCGCAAACCAAAGAAGAAGAGCGCCAGCAAGGAGGACAAGCGCCCGCGCACGGCCTTCACCGCCGAGCAGCTGCAGAGACTGAAGGCCGAGTTCCAGACCAACCGCTACCTGACCGAGCAGAGGCGGCAGAGCCTGGCGCAGGAGCTCGGCCTCAACGAGTCCCAGATCAAGATCTGGTTCCAGAACAAGAGGGCCAAGATCAAGAAGGCTTCGGGGAGCAAGAACACGCTGGCCTTGCACCTGATGGCCCAGGGACTCTACAACCACTCCACCACGGGCacgaccaccaccaccaccaccaccaccacgaccACCAAGGGGGACAAGTCGGACAGcgactga